In Gopherus evgoodei ecotype Sinaloan lineage chromosome 21, rGopEvg1_v1.p, whole genome shotgun sequence, a single window of DNA contains:
- the LOC115638208 gene encoding olfactory receptor 4D9-like has product MEQQNLTSTVTEFVLLGLTQSPEIQRCLFIIFFIVYLTTWVGNVTIIITVITEHQLHTPMYFLLANLAFLDVSDSSVTASKLLLGLLSQHRAISFNECILQMFFFHFFASAAILVFVLMAVDRYVAIYKPLHYLNIMNQGVCVGLLAGAWMGGLAHSIVQIALVLRLPFCGPNILDNFYCDVPQVIKLACTDTYLVELLMVSNSGMFVIVMFIILLISYTIILVKIKKHVTDGKRKALSTCGTQITLMCLQFIPSTFIYARPFRKFPMDKLASVFFTLITPMMNAMIYTLRNAEMKKAIRKLMRRILFSQRKL; this is encoded by the coding sequence ATGGAACAGCAGAACCTCACTTCCACAGTGACAGAATTTGTCCTTTTGGGACTCACCCAGAGTCCTGAGATTCAGCGATGCCTCTTCATCATCTTCTTCATAGTGTACCTTACAACCTGGGTGGGAAATGTTACCATCATCATCACAGTGATaactgagcaccagctccacacccccatgtacttcctgCTGGCCAACTTGGCTTTCCTAGATGTCAGCGACTCATCAGTCACTGCTTCCAAATTGCTGTTGGGTCTCCTCTCCCAGCACAGAGCCATCTCATTCAATGAGTGCATCCTCCAGATGTTCTTCTTCCACTTCTTCGCTAGTGCTGCAATTTTAGTTTTTGTGTTGATGGCAGTTGATCGGTATGTAGCTATCTATAAACCATTGCATTACTTGAATATCATgaaccagggtgtgtgtgtgggcctgCTGGCAGGGGCATGGATGGGTGGATTGGCTCACTCAATTGTTCAGATCGCACTGGTCCTCCGGTTGCCATTTTGTGGTCCAAACATCCTGGATAATTTCTACTGTGATGTCCCACAAGTCATCAAACTGGCCTGCACTGACACCTACTTGGTTGAGTTGCTGATGGTCTCCAACAGTGGGATGTTCGTCATAGTAATGTTCATCATCCTGCTCATTTCATACACCATCATCCTAGTCAAGATAAAGAAACATGTCACAGATGGGAAGCGCAAAGCTCTGTCCACCTGTGGAACCCAGATCACACTTATGTGTTTACAATTCATACCTTCCACCTTCATCTACGCTCGGCCCTTCCGGAAATTCCCCATGGACAAGTTGGCCTCAGTCTTTTTCACTCTAATCACCCCAATGATGAATGCAATGATCTACACCCTGAGAAATGCTGAGATGAAAAAAGCCATCAGGAAACTGATGAGAAGAATCCTTTTCTCACAGAGGAAATTATAG